From Pleurocapsa sp. PCC 7319:
TGCTTGTTTTTGATCCAAACCTTGCAGGGTCGCAATTAACTGTTTAGCCATAACGTGATCGCCTTCATCAACCAACAATTCATTGACACGACTATCTTGAGCATTAGCTACCGAAAGTTTAATCACTTCTCCCTCTGGTTCTAATCTACCCAAAGCAGTCACCGCTATAGGAGCAATCTTGGTAATTGGTTCTGGCTCAATAGTTTGTGTTGGCGTTTGAGAAATATACCAATAAACTATTCCTCCTCCTAAAGAAGCGATCGCCAAAATAGCAATTAACCAGGAAGTAAGCTTTTTCTTCGTTGGCTGTTGCTGTTTCTCTGTAGAAGGTGGATTTGTTGACTTTTTATATTGTAAAAGTTCCATAGTTTGCTCACAGAGAATATTTTGAAAGTAGATAGTTACCTTTCAGACGGATCTAATCTCTGCCCACGACTATCGATCTATATTCTTAGTTCTAGAAAAATAATTTGAGGAAGTTGTGAAAGCTTAATAGCCACTAACAACTAACTAATAACCACTAACCACTTGTATGAGGGAATAACCATTCGCCGTAAACTAGGTGTTGATGCAAAAATAACTGGCCGCCGCTTAGGTCCACTTTAAGCTTCTTGAAATGATGATAAGACTCTGGATTTAAGTTACGATCACTATGTAAAAGATAAATAGGATTTAACTGATGAGTCTTGTTTTAGAGCGTGAGGCACCTCCTCTTCACGAGGATGAAACTGGAGCAGTTCGAGTTGGCAATTCAAGAGTCTTGCTGGAAATTGTAATCAGGGCATTCCAAGATGGAGCCTCCCCTGAATCCATTGTGAATCGCTACGATACGCTATCTTTATCCGATGTTTACAACACGATTGGCTATTACCTTCGGCATATGAATGCTGTCGATGCTTATCTGAGTCGAAGAGCACAGCTGGGTGAGACCTTACAGCAACGTTTATCTGCGACTCAAACCGATTTGAGTCTCATTCGTTCACGCTTGCTATCTCAACTTATATGGTAGGCACACATATCATTCGCCCTGCGTATTTTCATGATGCTGATACGCTACTTGAAATTCGAAGAGAGGCAATTTTGGCTCTGATAGGAGTGTTCTCAGAAGTGAGCAAAGTTGAGCGATGGGCTAATTCTGCTGGGCCTGATCGAACAGAAACTGCAATCGCTAATCACATTGTTTGGGTCGCGGAATCTCAATCAAATCTTGTAGGTTGGGTGGAGGTCAACGCTGAGACAATTGAAGCTTTATATGTTCGCCCAACAGCATGGAAAGCGGGAATTGGTTCTTCTCTTCTGTCACATGCTGAGAAATTTATCCAAGATAGTGGATTCTCTTCTGTACTTCTAAATGCTAGCCCTAATGCAGAAGTATTTTATCGTCACCGTGGTTATATGGGCTCAGAGCCTTTAGCAGATAGCTCAATACCCATGGAAAAACAATTTGAAAAATAAATTCCCGGTGAGCACTTATGACACTCTATTGGCGTTACTGCTATTTTTTGTCTGGCTTGGGGCGATCGCCTCTAGCATTCAATTTCTGCCAGTTCGGGTCAGTTTTCTAACTATCCCATGCAAGGAACGCTCGAAGCACGCTCACGAGAGATGCTTCAAACATATCTCTCGCGTCCATGATGGATTACGTTAGCTATCAAAAAGTAGTGAAATGAATGTCAGGTATACAACTTCAATTGAAAATATAAAATGGAAGGAAGTGTCCGATATATTCAAAGCTGTCGGATGGGGAGAAAGGCTTTCGGAACAAGTTAAACTCTCATTCGAAAGAAGCTCCTTTAAACGCTTTGCTTATATCAGTGATGAATTGGTTGGTGTAGGTAGAACAGTTGACGATGGATATTACTATGGATGGATAGTTGATTTGGCCGTGTTGCCCAAATATCAAGGGAATGGGATTGGCTCTAAAATCCTTGGTGAACTTGAAAACGACCTCAAGCCTTTTCTCACTACGATGTTGACAGCCGCACCAGGGAAAGGCAGCTTTTATGAAAAACTAGGTTGGCATAAACAGTGCTCAGCCTATATATGGCCTCGCTCAGAAGAACAAATACGCTCATTCTCCGAAAATGGCTAACAAGCGCTTGCAACGGAACGGAAATATACACTATTGATATAAGACAAACATTATCGTCGTCCGCTGAAGCCCAAACCGTTATGCAAGGAGATTTTTAGATGTTTTCAAAATTCAAATATTTAAGCGATCTCGGTGCTGGAGATTTTGAACACTTAAATGGCAGTCTTACTAGCCATTTAGAGGGTACATATTCATTGCTAAAAAAGTGGGGATGCTCTGAAATTCTATGCGATGCAGGTTTATTTCATGCTGCATATGGGACTGCTGGATTTGATGAAACTATGGTGTCCCTTGATCGTAGGTCGGAAATTTCGGAATTATTAGGTGAAGAGGTAGAAGAATTAGTTTACTTATATTGTGCATGCGACCGAGAGTATACATATGGGGAGCTTATAAAAGGCTCTGGAAAATATAGAAACCGGTTTACAAGTGAAATCTTTCCGCTAGAAGAAACTCAGGTCAGAGCCTTAGCTGAATTAACCGTTGCAAACGAGCTTGAACTCGTTATTACAAGCGAAGCTTTTAAAGCCAAATATGGGAAGGGGCTTTATCAACTTTTTGAGGGCATTCAGCCATATTTGAGTAAAAATGCAAAATCTGAATATCAAAGTGCAATGCCAGAATATGCATAACAAACGCAAGCACTTCGACTCGCAAGCTCGCGCGTGTTGCAGGCGTTGATTGGATCGCACTCACGTTAACTAACAGAGCCAGTTTGTTTTTTAACTTGCCAACCTATCTGTGAACCAATTTTTCCCGCTTTAATAAATATCCAACTACCTCGATGATACGAAGTCTCATCATGATGACATTGGGGTTTAATACCGATTAATTGTTCTACTTCCTCAGTAGTCAAGATCCAGTTTGCAGCTTCAGCTTTTTCGAGAACATCCATATACCATAAGGGATTGGGTGGTTGATGCTGAGAAGTCAAAATTGTTTCTAAGCGAACTAAAGAATCAGCGATCGCTTTTAGCAGTTGTGTAAGCTGTTGATCGCTCTCAACCTGAAGTTGGGGAGATGATAATGTGGGTTCTTGAGCTGCTGATACTTCAAAATCTGCTGATGTAGTTTCTGTTAGTGGTAGATTTTGTGGAGAAGAATTTTCATCTAACCAGGGATCGGGAGTAATCTCTTTTTTAAGAGTTGGTTTAAATTCATGGTTTTTCAACCAAGTGCTGTTCAAGTCTGTTGCTAAATTATTTAAAAAACTAGCTGTTTTTTCGTCTCCCTCTACCGCCATCTGACTAGCGACTTGTTTCATAACCTTGACTAGTTCTGGACCAATTAACTCCTGATGGGCTGCCAAAATTTCCGCTTCCGAACCTTCGGGACAACTTAGCAAGGCTTGGATAAGTTCTACATAGGCTTTGGTTTTATCGTTATTGTTTTTGGGAATAGGCATACTCTCTGTCAAAATATGATGTAATTTCCCTGCCCAGTTATGAAGATATTTAGCCGCTTTGATTTCTCCTTCTGCTGCTAAATGACTGGCAACTTGTTCCATTACCTCTACTAGTTCAGAATTAACCAATTTGTCATTCTGTCGTAGCAGTATCCATTCTTCTCCTCTAGGACAACTTAATAGACCTTGAATTAAATCGAGATAAGCTTTGAGGCGTTGTTGGTTCATCATTTATATACTTTTAAAGTACTAAGTCTTTATTAGTTTTTACTTCTATTAAAAGGGCAAAGCCATTAGCTACAAGCTATAAGCTATAAGCTGTAAACTCATGTTGACTTTTTGTATCGCAAAAGTTCCATAATTAGTTAACAGATAATATATTGAAGGTAGATAGTTACTCCTCAGACTTACCAAATAACCGACCATCGATCTACATTCACAGTTTTAAATCAATAACTTGAGGAAGTTGTGAGAGCTTAATAGCCCCTAACAACTAACCACTAACAGAAAAAAATGAATGTAGATATTTTATTAGCAAGGTATGCCGCTGGCGATCGCGATTTCAGTAATGCCGAGCTGAGCGGAGCCAACTTAGCAGGAGCAAAACTGAGTGGCATCAATTTAATTCGCGCTAATTTATCCCATGCCATACTTAGAAACGCCAATCTGAGCGGTGCGTTTCTAGTCTTGGCCGATCTTAGAGAAGCAGATTTGAGTGGCGCAATCTCGATTGTCGTCAATTTCAGTGGTGCGAATCTTCAAGGCATAAATTTATCCCATAGCCAACTCACTGAAGCCATACTAACTGGTACTTGGTTACAAAGGGCTAATTTAACCAATGCCAATCTTCAAGGAGCAATCCTCGCTGGAGCAAATCTGATTGAAGCTAACTTGCAGGGTGCCGACTTACGAGGAGCAAATCTTTATGGTACAGATTTAAGAAAGGCGGATTTGACTGGTGCCAGCATGACTCACGCCAATCTAAGAGGCGCAGATTTAGAGGGAGCAATTATGCCAGATAAGGTGATTACAGTTTAGGCAATGAGGTTAAAACTATTACAGGAGAAGAGTAATGATAGATGTAACCAAGCTACTAGAACAATACACCGCAGGAGTCAGGAATTTTGCTGGCGTAAATCTTAATGGAGTCTGTCTATATCGCGCCAATCTTCAAAAAATCAACTTACACAATGCTAATCTTATTGGCGCCAATTTGAGTGGTGCAGATTTATCTGGTGCAGACTTAAGCAAAGCAAACCTAATCGGAGCTAACCTAAGTGCTGCCAATTTAATTGCTGCCAATTTCAGTAATGCAGACTTAATTGGTGCCAATTTAGGCGGTGCGAAACTAGCTAATGCCGACCTACAGGAAATCACACTCAATGGCGGTAATCTGAGCGGTGCCAATCTAAGTGGAGCCAACCTAAGTCAAGCATCTTTAAAAGGAGCTAATTTTAGCGGTGCCTTCTTGAATGCTATCCTCACGGAAGCCAATCTGCGGAATGCTAACTTAAGTAGTGTTAGTTTAGTGGGAGCAGATTTGAGTGGAGCCAACTTAACAGGAGCGAATCTAGTTGGGGCTAACCTCTCTCAAGCTAACCTCGATGAAGCGATTTTGGTTGAAGCTAATTTAAGTAGTGCTAGTTTAACAGGGGCAAATTTAAAACGAGCCAATTTACATCAGGCAAATCTCAGTCGCCAAAGCTTGCAGGAGTTTAAGCTAGTGTAATGAACCAACCAACTTTCTTAAACAGTATTAATCCACTTATTCCAGGTGGAGACGATCTAGAAAAAACAGTCATTTTCTACGAGCAACAACTGGGTTTTAAACGCATTCATCAAGAAGGCAATCCTATCTACATGGCAATTGTCAAACGGGACTCCGCCCAAATATTTCTACTCAAAAATGAAGATAAACATTTAGCCGAAGGAACTAGCTTGCGTATCAACGTCAATCAGATCGAGCAACTTTACGCTGAATTTCAAGCTAAAGGAGGAAAGATGATTCATCCCCAGGGCAAGTTAGAGACTAAACCTTGGGGAATGAAAGAATTTGTAGTTCTCGATCCTGCTGGAGTTTGCCTAACTTTTTGCGAACCAGCTGATCAAGATCTGATCGAAGTTAAAAATTAATTACTAACAGCAAATTTAAGATGAATCTCTCTTCTGCTAATTCTCCTCAACATCCTCTATTTGCGAAAGTCGAACAAGTCCGTCGCCGTCATAGCAAAGTGAGAGATAGCCACATTACCTTAGCTCATGGTAGCGGTGGTAAAGCAATGCGTGATTTGATTGACGATATTTTTGTGGGGAGTTTTGATAACCCCATGCTGGCACAATTAGAAGACCAAGCCAGAATCAGTTTAGATAGCTTAATGGCTCTGGGCGATCGCCTAGCTTTCACTACCGACTCTTACGTTATCGATCCCATTTTCTTTCCTGGTGGTAATATCGGCAACTTAGCAGTCAATGGTACAGTTAACGACTTAGCAGTTAGTGGAGCTAAACCTCTTTATCTATCTTGCGCCATGATTATTGAAGAAGGACTGTCTGTCAAAACCCTGCGTCAAATAGCTCAAAGTATGAAAGCTGCGGCAGATGCTGCTGGGGTACAAATTGTCACGGGGGACACGAAGGTGGTTAACCGAGGTTCTGCCGATAAACTGTTTATCAATACCACTGGAGTAGGAATTATTAGAGAGGGTATTAAGATTTCAGCCCATAATCTCCAGCCCGGAGATACTGTCTTGTTTAATGGTTATCTTGGGGATCATGGTGCAGCAATTACCATCGCCCGTGGTGAACTAGCATTAGATACCACGATAGCTAGTGATTGCCAGCCACTCAATAGCTTAATCGAAACTATACTTGCTATTTGTCCCGAAATTAGAGCGATGCGAGATGCTACCAGAGGAGGAGTAGCAACAGTACTCAATGAATTTGCTCTTAGTTCTGAGGTAGGAATAAAACTTCAAGAATCTTCTTTGCCTGTGCGGGAGGAGGTTAAAGGAGTTTGCGAATTGCTAGGACTAGATCCTTTGTACTTGGCAAATGAAGGAAAGTTGGTGGTCATAGTACCCCAGTCAAAAGCAGAAGCAGTTCTAACTGCCATGCAAGCCCATCCTGCTGGA
This genomic window contains:
- a CDS encoding DUF433 domain-containing protein, with the translated sequence MSLVLEREAPPLHEDETGAVRVGNSRVLLEIVIRAFQDGASPESIVNRYDTLSLSDVYNTIGYYLRHMNAVDAYLSRRAQLGETLQQRLSATQTDLSLIRSRLLSQLIW
- a CDS encoding GNAT family N-acetyltransferase — translated: MVGTHIIRPAYFHDADTLLEIRREAILALIGVFSEVSKVERWANSAGPDRTETAIANHIVWVAESQSNLVGWVEVNAETIEALYVRPTAWKAGIGSSLLSHAEKFIQDSGFSSVLLNASPNAEVFYRHRGYMGSEPLADSSIPMEKQFEK
- a CDS encoding GNAT family N-acetyltransferase translates to MNVRYTTSIENIKWKEVSDIFKAVGWGERLSEQVKLSFERSSFKRFAYISDELVGVGRTVDDGYYYGWIVDLAVLPKYQGNGIGSKILGELENDLKPFLTTMLTAAPGKGSFYEKLGWHKQCSAYIWPRSEEQIRSFSENG
- a CDS encoding DUF6817 domain-containing protein, translating into MFSKFKYLSDLGAGDFEHLNGSLTSHLEGTYSLLKKWGCSEILCDAGLFHAAYGTAGFDETMVSLDRRSEISELLGEEVEELVYLYCACDREYTYGELIKGSGKYRNRFTSEIFPLEETQVRALAELTVANELELVITSEAFKAKYGKGLYQLFEGIQPYLSKNAKSEYQSAMPEYA
- a CDS encoding pentapeptide repeat-containing protein is translated as MNVDILLARYAAGDRDFSNAELSGANLAGAKLSGINLIRANLSHAILRNANLSGAFLVLADLREADLSGAISIVVNFSGANLQGINLSHSQLTEAILTGTWLQRANLTNANLQGAILAGANLIEANLQGADLRGANLYGTDLRKADLTGASMTHANLRGADLEGAIMPDKVITV
- a CDS encoding pentapeptide repeat-containing protein; this encodes MIDVTKLLEQYTAGVRNFAGVNLNGVCLYRANLQKINLHNANLIGANLSGADLSGADLSKANLIGANLSAANLIAANFSNADLIGANLGGAKLANADLQEITLNGGNLSGANLSGANLSQASLKGANFSGAFLNAILTEANLRNANLSSVSLVGADLSGANLTGANLVGANLSQANLDEAILVEANLSSASLTGANLKRANLHQANLSRQSLQEFKLV
- a CDS encoding VOC family protein yields the protein MNQPTFLNSINPLIPGGDDLEKTVIFYEQQLGFKRIHQEGNPIYMAIVKRDSAQIFLLKNEDKHLAEGTSLRINVNQIEQLYAEFQAKGGKMIHPQGKLETKPWGMKEFVVLDPAGVCLTFCEPADQDLIEVKN
- the hypE gene encoding hydrogenase expression/formation protein HypE; its protein translation is MNLSSANSPQHPLFAKVEQVRRRHSKVRDSHITLAHGSGGKAMRDLIDDIFVGSFDNPMLAQLEDQARISLDSLMALGDRLAFTTDSYVIDPIFFPGGNIGNLAVNGTVNDLAVSGAKPLYLSCAMIIEEGLSVKTLRQIAQSMKAAADAAGVQIVTGDTKVVNRGSADKLFINTTGVGIIREGIKISAHNLQPGDTVLFNGYLGDHGAAITIARGELALDTTIASDCQPLNSLIETILAICPEIRAMRDATRGGVATVLNEFALSSEVGIKLQESSLPVREEVKGVCELLGLDPLYLANEGKLVVIVPQSKAEAVLTAMQAHPAGENACIIGEVIDSTPGVVFMETIFGTERIVDMLVGDQLPRIC